From a single Rhodococcus qingshengii JCM 15477 genomic region:
- a CDS encoding CBS domain-containing protein: MRIADILRNKGNSIVTIDAHTTVNGLLCDLARHNIGAMVVVDDDAVVGIISERDVVRRLHERGPDLLGIQVCEVMTALMYTCVPADAVDSIAAIMTERRIRHLPVIEDGNLLGIVSIGDVVKSRIDELKSERDQLESYIDQG, from the coding sequence ATGCGGATCGCGGACATATTGCGAAACAAGGGCAACAGCATCGTCACGATCGACGCCCACACGACGGTCAACGGGCTGCTGTGCGATCTTGCCCGCCACAACATCGGAGCCATGGTGGTGGTCGACGACGACGCGGTGGTCGGCATCATCTCCGAACGCGATGTCGTTCGACGCCTGCACGAGCGTGGCCCGGACCTTCTCGGGATCCAGGTTTGCGAGGTCATGACCGCTCTGATGTACACGTGCGTTCCGGCAGACGCAGTGGACAGCATTGCCGCGATCATGACCGAGCGTCGAATCCGGCATCTGCCGGTGATCGAGGATGGCAACCTCCTCGGCATCGTCAGTATCGGCGACGTGGTGAAGAGCCGCATCGACGAGCTCAAGAGCGAACGCGATCAGCTCGAGTCGTACATCGATCAGGGCTGA
- a CDS encoding protein adenylyltransferase SelO, producing MAAFQESTADTVTIVAGLESTFADELGALTVPWQGAAAPDPQLLVVNEQLAASLRLDVAALRSVDGIGVLSGSTVPVGATPVAMAYAGHQFGGYAPILGDGRALLLGELVSSAGQRVDLHLKGSGRTPFSRGGDGYAVVGPMLREYLVSEAMNALGVPTTRALSVVATGRDVRRNGAEPGAVLARIASSHLRVGTFEFAARQGEVLQPLTDYAIARHYPELTELPSTGTHNRYLRFLEAVVEAQASLVARWMLIGFVHGVMNTDNTTISGETIDYGPCAFLDAFDPAAVFSSIDHGGRYAFGNQPAVLKWNLARLAETLLPLIDSAPDNAISAASAVLETFDERYEGHYAAGLAAKIGLAQPFVDRALVDDLLTLLAEHGADWTGSFRALADELRGNSAPLDQLVPREHIAPWLQRWQGALTENGQGAAETASAMDRVNPLYIPRNHRLDAALRAATDGDLAPFEKLLEVVTHPFDRRDEWADYTEAAPRSFSETFQTFCGT from the coding sequence ATGGCCGCATTCCAGGAATCCACAGCAGACACGGTCACCATCGTGGCCGGCCTCGAGAGCACGTTCGCCGACGAACTCGGCGCTCTGACGGTGCCGTGGCAAGGTGCTGCCGCCCCTGACCCGCAGTTGCTCGTGGTGAACGAGCAGCTGGCTGCGTCGTTGAGATTGGACGTAGCAGCGCTGCGAAGTGTGGACGGGATCGGCGTCCTGTCCGGGTCGACGGTGCCGGTCGGGGCCACACCGGTGGCGATGGCGTATGCGGGTCATCAGTTCGGTGGGTACGCACCGATTCTCGGGGACGGTCGGGCGTTGTTACTCGGCGAACTCGTCAGCAGTGCCGGGCAGCGAGTGGACTTGCATCTGAAAGGCTCCGGGCGCACACCGTTCTCTCGGGGCGGCGACGGGTATGCGGTCGTAGGGCCGATGCTGCGCGAATATCTCGTCAGCGAGGCGATGAATGCCCTCGGTGTCCCCACTACACGCGCGCTGTCGGTGGTGGCGACGGGCCGAGACGTTCGCCGCAACGGCGCAGAACCCGGTGCCGTGCTTGCACGGATCGCGTCGAGTCACCTACGCGTTGGGACCTTCGAGTTCGCGGCCCGGCAGGGCGAGGTCTTGCAGCCGCTCACCGACTACGCGATCGCCCGGCACTACCCGGAGCTGACCGAACTTCCGTCAACGGGTACACACAATCGCTATCTGAGGTTCCTCGAGGCGGTCGTCGAGGCGCAGGCGTCACTGGTGGCGAGGTGGATGCTCATCGGTTTCGTGCACGGGGTCATGAACACCGACAACACGACAATTTCGGGAGAGACCATCGATTACGGTCCGTGCGCCTTCCTCGACGCATTCGATCCGGCGGCAGTGTTCAGCTCGATCGACCACGGGGGCCGCTATGCGTTCGGCAATCAGCCCGCTGTACTGAAGTGGAATCTGGCGCGCTTGGCAGAAACACTGTTGCCGCTGATCGATTCCGCACCCGACAATGCGATTTCCGCGGCGTCGGCAGTTCTCGAGACCTTCGACGAGCGCTACGAGGGACACTATGCGGCCGGTCTCGCGGCAAAGATCGGTCTGGCCCAGCCGTTTGTCGATCGGGCGCTCGTCGACGATCTGCTGACGTTGTTGGCGGAACACGGAGCTGATTGGACAGGCAGTTTCCGCGCACTCGCGGACGAATTGCGCGGAAATTCGGCGCCTCTCGACCAACTCGTGCCACGGGAGCACATCGCGCCCTGGTTGCAGCGGTGGCAGGGAGCCCTGACCGAAAACGGACAAGGGGCCGCGGAGACCGCGAGCGCGATGGATCGCGTCAACCCGCTGTACATTCCGCGTAATCATCGGCTCGACGCTGCCCTGCGCGCCGCGACCGACGGCGACCTCGCTCCATTCGAGAAGCTGCTGGAGGTTGTCACGCATCCATTCGACCGACGCGACGAGTGGGCTGACTACACCGAGGCGGCTCCGCGGTCTTTCAGCGAGACGTTCCAAACCTTCTGCGGCACTTGA
- the yaaA gene encoding peroxide stress protein YaaA: protein MLVLLPPSETKSDGGKDAPLDLAELSMPQLTETRELLVQTLVDLAADVEASCEALGLGPTQADEVERNAKLWVSATRPALQRYTGVLFDALDAKSFTRAQKAKALDRIAIGSALFGAVRAGDLIPAYRLSGGSKLPGMGTLRSLWKPELPKALAAEADGLVIDLRSGTYQDLGPVPDALIATVLTEKPDGTRTVVSHFNKHHKGLLARALVVSRAEPTDIKGVARVASKAGLRVEIASERELIILTD, encoded by the coding sequence GTGCTTGTACTGCTGCCTCCCTCAGAAACCAAGTCCGACGGCGGCAAGGATGCGCCCCTCGATCTGGCCGAACTGTCGATGCCCCAGTTGACCGAAACGCGCGAATTGCTGGTTCAGACGCTGGTCGATCTGGCCGCTGACGTCGAGGCGTCGTGCGAAGCGCTCGGGCTCGGCCCGACGCAAGCAGACGAAGTGGAGCGCAATGCCAAGCTGTGGGTGTCCGCGACGCGGCCCGCACTACAGCGCTACACCGGCGTGCTCTTCGACGCCCTCGACGCAAAGTCGTTCACCCGCGCCCAGAAGGCGAAGGCGCTCGATCGGATCGCCATTGGTTCCGCTCTGTTCGGTGCTGTCCGCGCAGGAGATCTGATCCCCGCCTACCGCCTCTCTGGCGGGTCCAAGCTGCCGGGGATGGGGACGCTGCGCTCGCTGTGGAAGCCGGAGCTGCCGAAGGCCCTGGCCGCCGAAGCCGACGGCCTTGTCATCGATCTACGATCCGGCACCTACCAAGACCTCGGACCTGTTCCGGACGCCTTGATCGCAACGGTCCTCACCGAGAAGCCGGACGGCACCCGGACGGTGGTCAGTCACTTCAACAAGCACCACAAGGGTCTGCTCGCCCGTGCGCTGGTGGTCTCGCGCGCCGAACCGACCGATATCAAGGGTGTCGCGCGGGTGGCGTCGAAGGCCGGCCTGCGGGTGGAAATCGCGTCGGAGCGTGAACTGATCATCCTGACGGATTGA
- a CDS encoding proline--tRNA ligase gives MITRLSHLFLRTLRDDPSDAEVASHKLLVRAGYVRRIAPGVYSWLPLGLRVLREVERVVREEMNAIGGQEILLPALLPRDPYEASNRWTEYGPNLFRLKDRKGNDYMLGPTHEELFALTVKGEYNSYKDFPVTLYQVQTKYRDEERPRAGILRGREFLMKDSYSFDLTDEGLTESYQAHRGAYEKIFTRLGVKYVIVSATSGAMGGSASEEFLAESEIGEDTYVRCLESGYAANVEAVKTVVPDSIPFDGLPEAKVYDTANTPTIDTLVDWANGADLGRTVTAADTLKNIMVKTRLPGGEWELLGIGIPGDREVDEKRLEASLEPAEFVMITETDFKNNPFLAKGYIGPKALQANGVRYLVDPRVVDGTSWITGADEDGKHVVGLVAGRDFTPDGTIEAAEVRDGDASPDGAGTLVSARGIEIGHVFQLGRKYTDVFTVDVLAENGKPVRPTMGSYGVGVSRLVAVIAEQHHDEKGLRWPAEVSPADVYLVIANKDETAREGAEGLAAQLDRAGLEVILDDRKASPGVKFKDSELIGVPLIVVVGRGWADGKVEIRDRFTGESREIDANSAIEEIIAAVRG, from the coding sequence GTGATTACCCGTCTGTCCCACCTGTTCCTGCGTACCCTGCGTGACGATCCCTCGGACGCCGAAGTTGCCAGCCACAAACTGCTGGTTCGTGCCGGCTACGTGCGTCGTATCGCTCCAGGCGTCTACTCGTGGTTGCCGCTGGGATTGCGGGTGCTGCGCGAGGTAGAGCGTGTCGTCCGTGAAGAAATGAATGCAATTGGCGGACAGGAAATCCTGCTGCCTGCGCTGCTCCCGCGCGATCCCTACGAAGCGTCGAACCGCTGGACCGAGTACGGCCCCAACCTGTTCCGCCTCAAGGACCGCAAGGGCAACGACTACATGCTCGGCCCGACCCACGAGGAGCTCTTTGCTCTGACGGTCAAGGGTGAGTACAACTCCTACAAGGACTTCCCGGTCACCCTGTACCAGGTGCAGACCAAGTACCGCGACGAAGAGCGTCCGCGTGCCGGCATTCTGCGTGGCCGCGAGTTCCTCATGAAGGATTCCTACTCCTTCGACCTGACCGACGAAGGCCTGACGGAGTCGTACCAGGCGCATCGCGGTGCCTACGAGAAGATCTTCACGCGTCTGGGCGTCAAGTACGTCATCGTCTCGGCGACCTCCGGTGCGATGGGCGGCAGCGCGTCCGAGGAGTTCCTTGCCGAGAGCGAGATCGGCGAAGACACCTACGTGCGCTGCCTCGAATCCGGCTACGCCGCCAACGTCGAGGCCGTCAAGACTGTCGTTCCCGACTCGATTCCGTTTGACGGGCTGCCCGAAGCCAAGGTGTACGACACCGCGAACACACCCACCATCGACACCCTGGTGGACTGGGCGAACGGCGCTGATCTCGGCCGTACCGTGACCGCCGCCGACACTCTCAAGAACATCATGGTCAAGACCCGCCTGCCCGGCGGCGAATGGGAACTTCTCGGCATCGGCATCCCCGGCGACCGTGAGGTCGACGAAAAGCGCCTCGAGGCTTCGCTGGAGCCGGCCGAGTTCGTGATGATCACCGAGACCGACTTCAAGAACAACCCGTTCCTGGCCAAGGGTTATATCGGCCCGAAGGCGCTGCAGGCCAACGGAGTTCGCTACCTTGTCGACCCGCGCGTCGTCGACGGCACCAGCTGGATCACCGGCGCCGACGAAGACGGCAAGCACGTGGTCGGCCTCGTTGCCGGTCGCGACTTCACCCCTGACGGAACCATCGAAGCCGCCGAGGTTCGTGACGGCGACGCCTCTCCCGATGGAGCCGGCACGCTGGTCTCGGCTCGCGGTATCGAGATCGGGCACGTCTTCCAACTCGGCCGCAAGTACACCGACGTCTTCACCGTCGACGTCCTCGCCGAGAACGGCAAGCCCGTCCGCCCGACCATGGGTTCGTACGGCGTCGGCGTCTCGCGTCTGGTGGCCGTCATTGCCGAGCAGCACCATGACGAGAAGGGTCTGCGTTGGCCCGCTGAGGTCTCACCGGCCGACGTTTACCTCGTCATTGCGAACAAGGACGAGACCGCTCGCGAAGGCGCCGAAGGCCTCGCCGCGCAGCTCGACCGCGCGGGACTCGAAGTGATCCTCGACGACCGCAAGGCATCGCCGGGCGTGAAGTTCAAGGACTCCGAGCTGATCGGTGTTCCGCTGATCGTTGTCGTCGGCCGTGGTTGGGCCGACGGCAAGGTCGAGATTCGCGACCGCTTCACCGGCGAGAGCCGTGAGATCGACGCCAATTCAGCGATCGAGGAGATCATCGCCGCAGTTCGCGGCTGA
- a CDS encoding O-methyltransferase codes for MEREPDWAEVDGYLVSTLVGEDPVLDAALAANSEAGLPPIDVAPNQGKLLNLLARMCLARNVLEIGTLGGYSTIWLARAVGPSGQVITLEFDPTHADVARANIERAELADRVDIRVGAALDSLPLIAKEELGPFDLVFIDADKENNTEYVRWALALSHPGTVIIVDNVVRGGHVSNPDIDDERVKASRAVLEMIAAEPKLDGTAIQTVGSKGWDGFAVAVVNE; via the coding sequence ATGGAACGCGAACCGGATTGGGCAGAAGTCGACGGCTATCTCGTTTCCACGTTGGTAGGTGAAGATCCGGTTCTCGACGCGGCACTCGCCGCCAATTCCGAGGCAGGTCTCCCGCCCATCGACGTGGCGCCGAACCAGGGCAAGCTCCTCAACCTTCTGGCGCGAATGTGCTTGGCGCGCAATGTTCTCGAGATCGGAACGCTCGGCGGATACAGCACGATCTGGCTCGCTCGCGCGGTCGGTCCCTCGGGCCAGGTCATCACGCTGGAATTCGATCCCACCCATGCGGATGTCGCTCGGGCGAATATCGAGCGTGCCGAACTGGCTGACCGTGTCGACATCCGCGTCGGCGCTGCGCTCGACAGTCTCCCGTTGATCGCGAAAGAAGAGTTGGGACCTTTCGACTTGGTCTTCATCGACGCCGACAAGGAGAACAACACCGAGTACGTGCGGTGGGCGTTGGCCCTTTCGCATCCCGGAACCGTCATCATCGTGGACAACGTGGTGCGTGGGGGACATGTGTCCAACCCGGATATCGACGACGAGCGCGTCAAAGCGAGTCGAGCGGTGTTGGAGATGATCGCGGCCGAGCCGAAACTCGACGGCACCGCCATTCAAACCGTGGGTTCGAAGGGATGGGACGGGTTTGCCGTTGCAGTAGTGAACGAGTGA
- a CDS encoding rhomboid-like protein, which produces MLGAAKAAWRWVRSAPGTYVWLLALLFTTLFLRHLPDNVEERFLGKRSTNLHHLAEDPLRVLFSSAFWLEGGGWLGYLVLFTIFHATAERWLGTWRWLCVVVIAHVGATYISEGVLYEGIRHGYVAESAVNTLDVGVSYGLAGVMGILVYRIVDPWRYVYLAGLLLFYGVPLIFATNFTAIGHMSALLLGLACYPITRARAGTWNPMDLWHSRRIAGLP; this is translated from the coding sequence ATGCTGGGGGCAGCAAAGGCGGCATGGCGATGGGTGCGCAGTGCTCCCGGTACCTACGTCTGGTTGCTGGCCCTGCTGTTCACCACGCTCTTCCTTCGGCATCTGCCCGACAATGTCGAGGAGCGTTTTCTCGGCAAGCGCTCGACCAATCTGCATCACCTGGCCGAAGACCCGCTGCGAGTCCTGTTCTCGAGTGCCTTCTGGCTCGAAGGTGGCGGTTGGTTGGGATACCTGGTTCTCTTCACCATCTTTCATGCAACGGCTGAGCGTTGGCTCGGGACGTGGCGGTGGCTGTGTGTTGTCGTCATCGCCCACGTCGGAGCCACGTACATCAGCGAAGGTGTTCTGTACGAAGGTATTCGGCACGGATACGTGGCGGAGTCGGCGGTCAACACTCTCGACGTGGGTGTGAGTTACGGTCTGGCCGGCGTCATGGGGATTCTGGTATATCGAATCGTCGATCCGTGGCGATACGTCTATCTCGCGGGGTTGCTGCTCTTCTATGGTGTACCTCTGATTTTCGCCACCAATTTCACCGCCATCGGCCACATGTCTGCGTTGTTGCTCGGGTTGGCGTGCTACCCGATCACGCGCGCTCGGGCCGGCACGTGGAATCCGATGGACCTGTGGCATTCGCGAAGAATCGCAGGTCTTCCATGA
- a CDS encoding acyl-CoA dehydrogenase family protein, with protein sequence MSGTDGLLFNPHTYDPAQFDPETRRLLRATIEWFESRGKKQLLQDDLDAVWVSDFLEFVGKEKLFATFQTPAAFADGDENRRWDGARNAALSEIFGFYGLAYWYAWQVTILGLGPIWMSDNDAAKKRAAQELADGGVMAFGLSERDHGADVYSTDMLLTPTDGDVAFRASGEKYYIGNGNVAGMVSVFGRRTDVEGPEGYVFFVADSAHPNYQLVDNVLRGQMYVSNFRLDDYPVREEDILHTGVAAFEAALNTVNVGKFNLCTGSIGITEHAFFEAITHAQNRILYGNPVTDFAHVRAAFVDAYSRLIAMKQFSARAVDYFRSASLEDRRYLLFNPMTKAKVTSEGEKVVGLLHDVIAAKGYEKSTYFREAAQMIGTLPKLEGTVHVNVGLILKFLPNYLFNSAQFPEIVTRDDAADDEFFWNQGPTRGAAKIQFHEWKPLYEKHSSIPNVARFYEQAIALTELLTAAAPDAQQQKDLDFMLNVGHLFSLVVYGHLILEQAEISGLDADVVDQIFDFQIRDFSGYAIALHGKPSSTPEQQKWALAAVRKPVVDSERFDRVWQQVKAYDGAYEMRA encoded by the coding sequence GTGTCTGGCACCGATGGATTGCTCTTCAACCCCCATACTTACGACCCCGCTCAGTTCGATCCGGAGACCCGCCGTTTGCTGCGAGCCACCATCGAATGGTTCGAGAGCCGCGGTAAGAAGCAACTGCTTCAGGACGACCTCGACGCCGTGTGGGTCTCCGACTTTCTCGAATTCGTCGGCAAGGAGAAGTTGTTCGCGACGTTCCAGACTCCGGCGGCATTCGCCGACGGTGACGAGAACCGTCGTTGGGACGGTGCCCGCAACGCGGCCTTGAGTGAGATCTTCGGTTTTTACGGACTCGCTTACTGGTACGCCTGGCAGGTCACGATCCTCGGACTCGGACCGATCTGGATGAGTGACAACGACGCTGCGAAGAAGCGTGCAGCGCAGGAACTTGCCGACGGTGGTGTCATGGCGTTCGGGCTGTCCGAGCGCGACCACGGCGCCGACGTGTACTCCACCGACATGCTCCTCACTCCCACCGACGGCGACGTCGCCTTCCGCGCGAGCGGCGAGAAGTACTACATCGGAAACGGCAACGTAGCCGGAATGGTGTCTGTGTTCGGGCGTCGTACCGACGTCGAGGGCCCCGAAGGCTACGTGTTCTTTGTCGCCGACAGTGCACATCCGAACTATCAGCTAGTGGACAACGTCCTGCGCGGGCAGATGTATGTCAGCAATTTCCGCCTCGACGATTACCCGGTGCGCGAGGAAGACATTCTGCACACCGGCGTCGCCGCATTCGAGGCCGCGCTCAACACGGTCAACGTCGGAAAGTTCAACCTCTGCACCGGCTCCATCGGCATCACCGAGCATGCGTTCTTCGAGGCAATCACTCACGCGCAGAATCGAATTCTGTACGGCAATCCCGTCACGGATTTCGCCCACGTTCGCGCCGCCTTCGTCGACGCGTACTCACGTCTGATCGCGATGAAGCAGTTCAGTGCGCGGGCGGTCGACTACTTCCGCAGCGCCAGCCTCGAGGACCGTCGCTACCTGCTGTTCAATCCCATGACCAAGGCCAAGGTCACCTCCGAAGGTGAGAAGGTGGTCGGGTTGCTGCACGATGTGATCGCAGCCAAGGGATACGAGAAGTCCACGTACTTCCGCGAGGCAGCGCAGATGATCGGCACGCTGCCCAAGCTCGAGGGCACCGTCCACGTCAACGTCGGCCTGATTCTCAAGTTCTTGCCGAACTATCTGTTCAACTCGGCGCAGTTCCCGGAGATCGTCACGCGCGACGACGCCGCCGACGACGAGTTCTTCTGGAACCAGGGGCCTACCCGCGGCGCTGCGAAGATTCAGTTCCACGAGTGGAAGCCCCTCTACGAGAAGCACTCTTCGATTCCGAACGTCGCCCGTTTTTACGAGCAGGCGATCGCGCTCACCGAATTGCTCACTGCTGCAGCGCCGGACGCGCAGCAGCAGAAGGATCTCGATTTCATGCTCAACGTCGGGCACCTGTTCTCTCTCGTCGTCTACGGTCATCTGATTCTCGAACAGGCCGAGATCAGCGGGCTCGACGCCGACGTTGTCGATCAGATCTTCGACTTCCAGATTCGTGACTTCTCGGGATACGCGATCGCGCTGCACGGAAAGCCGTCGTCGACACCCGAGCAGCAGAAGTGGGCCCTGGCCGCGGTGCGGAAGCCTGTTGTCGACAGTGAACGCTTCGACCGGGTGTGGCAGCAGGTCAAGGCGTACGACGGTGCATACGAGATGCGCGCATGA
- a CDS encoding nuclear transport factor 2 family protein encodes MTAPVTREQLMAVVEGSPKAVGAHDRSTWVALFAGDGQVNDPVGSRPHNGQAAIESFYDTFIAPNSITFHVERDIVCGRTVWRDLSLATEMSTGVVLDVPMHLRYDLVGEPDSLRIGTLYAHWELATMLSQLATAGVAGVKAAAKLTPQLLSNQGIGGALGFSRGIFGVGDKGKKAASRFLDAAAVGRTPPVPVELPAGTQLSNADVNALLTGVTKSKMLVAGRTVTASVIVCGEPAIALFGFEASGHRLNRVRFFTES; translated from the coding sequence ATGACCGCGCCGGTGACGCGCGAGCAGTTGATGGCCGTCGTGGAGGGATCCCCGAAAGCCGTCGGCGCGCATGACCGCTCGACCTGGGTGGCCCTGTTTGCCGGCGACGGACAGGTCAACGACCCTGTAGGTTCACGTCCGCACAACGGTCAGGCGGCGATCGAGAGTTTCTACGACACGTTCATCGCCCCCAATTCGATCACCTTCCATGTCGAGCGCGACATCGTGTGCGGCCGGACGGTGTGGCGCGATCTGAGCCTCGCTACCGAGATGTCGACCGGAGTCGTTCTCGACGTTCCGATGCACTTGCGCTACGACTTGGTGGGGGAGCCCGATTCCTTGCGGATCGGAACCCTCTACGCGCATTGGGAATTGGCGACGATGTTGAGCCAGCTCGCGACTGCTGGTGTGGCGGGGGTGAAGGCGGCCGCGAAGTTGACGCCGCAGTTGCTCTCGAACCAGGGGATCGGCGGGGCGCTCGGGTTCTCGCGCGGCATCTTCGGCGTCGGAGACAAAGGCAAGAAGGCAGCGTCGCGGTTCCTCGATGCGGCCGCTGTCGGCCGAACGCCGCCGGTACCCGTCGAGCTTCCGGCGGGGACGCAGTTGTCCAACGCTGATGTCAACGCTCTGCTCACCGGCGTGACGAAGAGCAAGATGCTGGTTGCCGGTCGCACCGTGACGGCGAGCGTCATCGTGTGCGGGGAACCGGCCATCGCATTATTCGGCTTCGAGGCGAGCGGTCATCGACTCAATCGGGTGCGTTTCTTCACCGAGAGCTGA
- a CDS encoding pyridoxamine 5'-phosphate oxidase family protein yields MALSENEREQFLAEPHIGALSVADGTERGPLTVPIWYLYSPGGKPWILTGKDSRKARLIESAGHFSLMAERLDPTIRYVSVSGSVDKIVPGTDEMLVEVSRRYLAPDKVDGYLEFARSQLGEQVAIYMNPQHWLSADLGAI; encoded by the coding sequence ATGGCACTCTCCGAAAATGAGCGTGAACAGTTCCTGGCCGAACCCCACATCGGGGCGCTGTCCGTGGCGGACGGCACCGAGCGCGGTCCGTTGACCGTCCCGATCTGGTACCTGTACTCACCCGGTGGCAAACCATGGATCCTCACGGGCAAGGATTCGCGAAAGGCACGACTCATAGAGTCGGCCGGGCATTTCTCGTTGATGGCCGAAAGGCTCGATCCGACAATCCGTTACGTCAGCGTCAGCGGATCCGTCGACAAGATCGTTCCGGGCACCGACGAGATGCTGGTCGAAGTCTCGCGGCGTTACCTGGCTCCGGACAAGGTCGACGGGTATCTCGAATTCGCGCGATCGCAGTTGGGCGAACAGGTAGCGATCTACATGAATCCGCAGCACTGGCTGTCTGCGGATCTCGGGGCGATCTGA
- a CDS encoding MFS transporter, producing MTAPHTQSSSITGSPGARAAMWVAPLCWIAVLLDGFDLVVLGAVIPSLLDYDAWGLSTGTITMISTFGLIGMTIGALVIGTLTDVIGRRRALLYAVAAFSILTLLCAIAPNPFIFGLLRFFAGVGLGGALPTALALVNEFSKKQGGGSASTMLMTGYHVGAVATAALALVVIEPFGWRAMFVVGALPAVALIPLMLRYLPESPSYLLAHGKRAEAEEIAARYGVELEIAPTSEVERAEAANPVRALFSSKFLRNSIAIWITSFMGLLLVYGLNTWLPTIMREAGYNLGASLTFLLILNAGAVVGLLIAGGVANKIGPRTAAIVWFAGAALFLALLSVKVSFGIYVMVFLAGCFVFSAQVLVYAFTSANHPPQIRATALGWSAGVGRVGAICGPILGGVLLGAGYAVPWGFYAFALVGLLGAISISCTRVRT from the coding sequence ATGACCGCACCGCATACGCAGTCGAGTTCAATCACCGGTTCGCCTGGGGCGCGTGCCGCAATGTGGGTAGCACCGTTGTGTTGGATCGCTGTGCTTCTGGACGGATTCGACCTGGTCGTACTCGGCGCGGTCATTCCTTCGCTTCTCGACTACGACGCGTGGGGTTTGAGTACCGGCACGATCACGATGATCTCGACCTTCGGGCTCATCGGCATGACCATCGGCGCCCTCGTCATCGGCACTCTCACCGACGTCATCGGTCGACGCCGCGCGCTGCTGTACGCCGTTGCCGCATTCTCGATTCTGACTCTGTTGTGCGCAATTGCGCCCAATCCGTTCATCTTCGGGCTGCTGCGCTTCTTTGCCGGTGTGGGGCTGGGTGGCGCCCTACCGACGGCATTGGCTCTGGTCAACGAATTCTCGAAGAAACAAGGCGGTGGATCTGCGTCGACCATGCTGATGACCGGCTACCACGTCGGCGCCGTTGCCACCGCAGCGCTGGCGCTCGTCGTGATCGAACCTTTCGGTTGGCGAGCGATGTTCGTTGTCGGCGCACTTCCTGCCGTCGCCCTGATTCCACTCATGTTGCGGTATCTGCCGGAATCCCCGTCGTACCTTCTCGCTCACGGAAAGCGTGCCGAAGCCGAGGAAATCGCTGCCCGTTACGGAGTCGAACTCGAGATTGCGCCCACGTCCGAAGTTGAGCGCGCCGAAGCCGCCAATCCCGTTCGCGCACTGTTCTCTTCGAAGTTCCTGCGCAACAGCATCGCCATCTGGATCACCAGTTTCATGGGCTTGCTGCTCGTCTACGGATTGAACACATGGCTTCCGACGATCATGCGTGAGGCCGGTTACAACCTCGGGGCGTCGTTGACGTTCCTTCTGATCCTCAATGCCGGCGCCGTCGTCGGACTCTTGATCGCCGGGGGCGTCGCGAACAAGATCGGCCCGCGGACTGCAGCCATCGTGTGGTTCGCCGGAGCTGCACTGTTCCTGGCGCTTCTGAGTGTGAAGGTGTCGTTCGGAATCTACGTGATGGTCTTCCTCGCCGGATGCTTCGTGTTCAGTGCGCAGGTACTGGTCTACGCCTTCACGAGCGCCAATCACCCACCTCAGATTCGCGCGACCGCGCTCGGATGGTCGGCAGGTGTCGGCCGGGTCGGTGCGATCTGTGGCCCGATCCTGGGCGGAGTCCTCCTGGGCGCGGGTTACGCCGTGCCGTGGGGCTTCTACGCTTTCGCGCTCGTCGGACTGCTCGGAGCAATTTCTATCTCCTGCACACGGGTGCGCACCTGA